Proteins found in one Sphingomonas sp. SORGH_AS_0879 genomic segment:
- a CDS encoding nitronate monooxygenase family protein, which yields MSLPPALSRLALPVIGSPLFIISNPDLVIAQCKAGIVGSFPALNARPSSLLDEWLHRITEELAAHDRAHPDRPASPFAVNQIVHRSNDRLEADLAVCAKWKVPIVITSLGAREDVNAGVHGWGGITLHDVIDDRFARKAVEKGADGLIAVATGAGGHAGRLSPFALVQEIRQWFDGPLALAGSIATGDAILAAQAMGADLAYIGSPFIATVEANAAAAYKQAVVEGRASDIVYSSLFTGVHGNYLRASILAAGLDPDHLPEGDAAAMNFGGGQAAKAWRDIWGAGQGIGAIDRIEHAAERVATLARQYAAARARLLG from the coding sequence ATGAGCCTGCCCCCTGCCTTGAGTCGTCTGGCCCTGCCCGTCATCGGGTCGCCGCTGTTCATCATCTCCAACCCTGATCTGGTCATCGCCCAGTGCAAGGCGGGGATCGTCGGGTCGTTTCCGGCGCTGAACGCCCGGCCCTCCAGCCTGCTGGACGAATGGCTGCACCGGATCACCGAGGAACTGGCCGCGCACGACCGGGCCCATCCCGATCGCCCCGCCTCGCCCTTCGCGGTCAACCAGATCGTCCACCGTTCCAACGACCGGCTGGAGGCCGATCTGGCAGTCTGTGCCAAGTGGAAGGTGCCGATCGTCATCACCTCGCTGGGCGCGCGAGAGGATGTGAATGCGGGCGTCCATGGCTGGGGCGGCATCACCCTGCATGACGTGATCGACGACCGCTTCGCGCGCAAGGCGGTGGAAAAGGGCGCGGACGGCCTGATCGCGGTGGCGACGGGGGCGGGCGGTCATGCCGGGCGGCTCTCTCCGTTCGCTTTGGTGCAGGAAATCCGTCAATGGTTCGATGGTCCGCTGGCGCTGGCGGGATCGATCGCGACGGGGGATGCGATCCTGGCCGCCCAGGCGATGGGCGCCGACCTGGCCTATATCGGCTCGCCCTTCATCGCGACCGTCGAGGCGAATGCGGCGGCAGCCTACAAGCAGGCGGTGGTCGAGGGGCGGGCCAGCGACATCGTCTATTCCAGCCTGTTCACCGGCGTGCACGGCAATTACCTGCGCGCCTCGATCCTGGCCGCAGGCCTCGATCCAGACCATCTGCCCGAAGGGGATGCGGCGGCGATGAATTTCGGTGGTGGCCAGGCCGCGAAGGCCTGGCGCGATATCTGGGGTGCTGGCCAGGGGATCGGCGCGATCGACCGGATCGAACACGCCGCCGAGCGCGTGGCGACGCTCGCCCGGCAATATGCAGCGGCGCGCGCGCGGCTGCTGGGTTAG
- a CDS encoding M1 family metallopeptidase, with protein MSTPALAAGQLPQTVLPVLYDITVRPDAKAMTFAGEETVDVDVRQSTTAIVLNAAELTITAATFDGKPVPFALDKEAQTLTLTLPQAASVGRHKVGFAWTGTINRSANGLFAIDYTNADGTPDRMLATQFEAPDARRFAPMWDEPAFKAKFRLTATAPKGQRAISNMPAASITPQADGAQLYRFDETPVMSSYLLYFGSGDLDRKTVNANGVEIGVVSRKGVVDQGDYSLASASRLLAYYNDYFGTPYPLPKMDMIAGPGSSQFFGAMENWGAIFYFENELLFDPKVMTESNRQRIHTVVAHEMAHQWFGDLVTPRWWDDLWLNEGFASWMEGKASNDLNPSWKAAAASIAGERESAMGIDATAATHPIIRKVETVDQIGEAFDSITYLKGQAVIGMLESTLGADTFRKGIRAYMAKYKYQNTVTEQLWEELSKASGTNVATIAHDFTLQGGVPLITMQGSRCEGGQTVAMLGQGRFGLDAASKAAQTWHVPIRVATIGGGETSAIVTGAAATPVSVGGCGTLVLNRGKGSYTRVMYDDAGHAAIVRDYARLSLEDRLGTLGDDYALAAGGYQDLGRWFDLMARVSPEADPLEWETVAGELSRLDGLYEGTPLEKPLRAKVAAILSPVLARIGFEAKPDEGALVSNLRETLIGRLGASGDAMVAARARGYVAALAKNPDAIPAAIRQPILATYAARATLAEWDRLYELAKAERNPVVKNRYVSLLGFAEDEAAARRALSVLKNDTFTPPQRAALLRSIAGAHPDMAFDWAVANKALVDSFLEESNRATFIVGLGAGSNDPAMPGKIESWAAANLPEGSRGGAKRSISQIAVRKAVAERLKPAVQGWLAR; from the coding sequence GTGTCCACCCCGGCGCTCGCGGCGGGCCAGTTGCCGCAAACGGTGCTGCCGGTTCTGTACGACATCACCGTGCGCCCCGATGCGAAGGCGATGACCTTCGCCGGTGAGGAAACCGTCGATGTCGATGTGCGCCAGTCGACCACGGCGATCGTCCTCAACGCCGCCGAACTGACGATCACCGCCGCGACGTTTGACGGCAAGCCGGTGCCCTTCGCGCTCGACAAGGAGGCGCAGACACTGACCCTGACATTGCCGCAGGCGGCCTCTGTCGGACGGCACAAGGTCGGCTTCGCCTGGACCGGCACGATCAACCGCTCGGCCAACGGGCTGTTCGCGATCGACTATACCAATGCCGACGGCACGCCCGACCGGATGCTGGCGACCCAGTTCGAGGCGCCCGACGCCCGCCGCTTTGCGCCGATGTGGGACGAGCCCGCCTTCAAGGCGAAGTTCCGCCTGACCGCCACCGCACCCAAGGGACAGCGCGCGATCAGCAACATGCCGGCTGCCTCGATCACACCCCAGGCGGACGGGGCGCAACTGTACCGCTTCGACGAGACGCCGGTCATGTCGAGCTATCTGCTCTATTTCGGTTCGGGCGATCTGGATCGGAAGACGGTGAATGCCAATGGCGTCGAGATCGGCGTGGTCAGCCGCAAGGGCGTGGTCGACCAGGGCGATTATTCGCTCGCCTCGGCATCCAGGCTGCTCGCCTATTATAACGACTATTTCGGCACGCCCTATCCGCTGCCCAAGATGGACATGATCGCCGGGCCGGGTTCCAGCCAGTTCTTCGGCGCGATGGAGAATTGGGGCGCGATCTTCTATTTCGAGAATGAACTGCTCTTCGATCCCAAGGTCATGACCGAGAGCAACCGGCAGCGCATCCACACGGTCGTCGCGCATGAGATGGCGCATCAGTGGTTCGGCGACCTCGTCACCCCGCGCTGGTGGGACGACCTGTGGCTGAACGAGGGTTTCGCTTCGTGGATGGAGGGCAAGGCGTCCAACGACCTGAACCCGAGCTGGAAGGCCGCCGCCGCCAGCATCGCAGGCGAACGCGAGTCCGCCATGGGCATCGACGCCACCGCCGCGACCCATCCGATCATCCGCAAGGTCGAAACGGTCGACCAGATCGGCGAGGCGTTCGACAGCATCACCTACCTCAAGGGGCAGGCGGTGATCGGCATGCTGGAATCGACATTGGGCGCGGACACGTTCCGCAAGGGCATCCGCGCCTATATGGCCAAGTATAAATATCAGAACACCGTGACCGAACAGCTTTGGGAGGAATTGTCCAAGGCGTCGGGCACCAATGTCGCGACGATCGCCCATGACTTCACCTTGCAGGGCGGCGTGCCGCTGATCACAATGCAGGGTTCGCGCTGCGAAGGCGGCCAGACGGTCGCGATGCTCGGCCAGGGCCGGTTCGGCCTGGATGCGGCGTCGAAGGCGGCGCAAACCTGGCATGTGCCGATCCGCGTCGCGACGATCGGTGGTGGTGAGACGAGCGCCATCGTCACCGGCGCGGCCGCGACACCGGTCAGCGTGGGCGGGTGCGGCACCCTGGTCCTGAACCGGGGCAAGGGCTCTTACACCCGTGTCATGTACGACGACGCCGGGCACGCCGCGATCGTGCGCGATTATGCCCGTCTGTCGCTGGAGGACCGGTTGGGCACGCTGGGCGACGATTATGCCCTGGCGGCTGGGGGGTATCAGGATCTCGGCCGTTGGTTCGACCTGATGGCCCGCGTCTCGCCCGAGGCGGATCCGCTGGAATGGGAAACGGTGGCGGGCGAATTGTCGCGCCTCGACGGCCTGTATGAGGGCACGCCGCTCGAAAAGCCCCTGCGGGCCAAGGTGGCCGCGATCCTGTCTCCGGTGCTCGCCCGGATCGGGTTCGAGGCCAAGCCCGATGAGGGCGCGCTCGTCAGCAACCTGCGCGAAACGCTGATCGGGCGGCTGGGGGCCAGCGGCGACGCGATGGTGGCGGCGCGGGCACGCGGCTATGTCGCGGCGCTCGCGAAGAATCCGGATGCCATCCCGGCAGCAATCCGCCAGCCGATCCTGGCGACCTATGCCGCCCGCGCGACGCTCGCCGAGTGGGACCGGCTGTACGAACTGGCCAAGGCCGAGCGCAATCCGGTGGTGAAGAACCGCTATGTCTCGCTGCTGGGCTTCGCCGAGGACGAGGCTGCGGCGCGTCGGGCGCTGAGCGTGTTGAAGAACGACACCTTCACCCCGCCGCAGCGCGCGGCCCTGCTCCGCTCGATCGCGGGGGCACATCCGGACATGGCGTTCGACTGGGCGGTCGCGAACAAGGCGCTGGTCGACAGCTTCCTGGAAGAGAGCAACCGTGCGACCTTCATCGTCGGGCTGGGCGCGGGCTCGAACGATCCGGCGATGCCCGGCAAGATCGAAAGCTGGGCCGCCGCCAACCTGCCCGAAGGGTCGCGCGGCGGGGCCAAGCGGTCCATCTCGCAGATCGCGGTGCGCAAGGCGGTGGCCGAACGCCTCAAGCCCGCCGTCCAGGGCTGGCTGGCGCGCTGA
- a CDS encoding S10 family peptidase: MTAPSFNREPFVIRNSLVLLLAATALTAPLAAQEEGEKKTPHHEAAKAEAEAAWARAPLDETEVRHKDSVTINGRSYPYVASAGTLTVRDIEGKPTASMFYTAYTLDGVKPGTKRPVTFLYNGGPGSPSFWLRMGSFAPIRIRTTSPEFVRPAPYDVGPNPDSLLDKTDLVFLDAIGTGYSRPLGDMKPAQFYGVDEDVDVFAGAIQRYVTKYGRWMSPKFLLGESYGTLRSGALAYQLQEKGMALNGVVLLSSIMNYGYRQPGLDQVYLNYLPSYAATAWYHNRLADRPADVATVVAQARAFAVGPYMSALAKGQSISPQERDQIAEQMSRLIGISPEFIKRANLRIDLPRFQKELLRGSARTVGRFDSRYLGIDTDAAGERPETDASSDAISGAYIASFQDYLQSTLGYKTELPYRLSARDAAGWTWNWKHKSPDGGQNNPNTAIDLAAAMRANPYLKVLSMNGYYDMATPFFGTENDLGHMMLEPAQQANLRFTYYPAGHMTYLNPDALRSMKADLAGWYDEAVSDAKSATPPVPPSGQGATPSGRSGAN; this comes from the coding sequence ATGACGGCTCCGTCATTCAATCGAGAGCCCTTCGTGATCCGCAACAGCCTTGTCCTGCTTCTCGCCGCCACCGCCCTGACCGCGCCGCTCGCCGCGCAGGAGGAGGGGGAGAAAAAGACCCCGCATCACGAAGCCGCCAAGGCCGAGGCGGAGGCGGCCTGGGCGCGCGCACCGCTCGACGAGACCGAGGTGCGGCACAAGGATAGCGTGACGATCAACGGTCGCAGCTATCCCTACGTCGCCTCGGCGGGGACGCTGACCGTCCGCGATATCGAGGGCAAGCCGACCGCTTCGATGTTCTACACCGCCTATACGCTCGATGGCGTGAAGCCGGGCACCAAGCGGCCGGTGACGTTCCTGTATAATGGCGGGCCGGGCTCACCCTCCTTCTGGCTGCGCATGGGGTCGTTCGCGCCGATCCGCATCCGCACGACCAGCCCGGAATTCGTCCGACCGGCGCCCTATGACGTGGGGCCCAACCCGGACTCGCTGCTCGACAAGACCGACCTGGTGTTCCTCGACGCGATCGGCACCGGCTATTCCCGACCGCTGGGCGATATGAAGCCCGCGCAATTCTATGGCGTGGATGAGGATGTCGACGTGTTCGCGGGCGCGATCCAGCGTTACGTCACCAAATATGGCCGCTGGATGAGCCCGAAGTTCCTGCTCGGCGAAAGCTATGGCACGTTGCGCTCCGGCGCGCTGGCGTATCAGTTGCAGGAAAAGGGCATGGCGCTGAACGGCGTGGTGCTGCTCAGTTCGATCATGAATTACGGTTATCGCCAGCCGGGGCTGGATCAGGTCTATCTCAATTACCTGCCCAGCTATGCGGCGACCGCTTGGTATCACAACCGTCTGGCCGATCGCCCGGCCGATGTCGCGACGGTGGTGGCGCAGGCACGGGCCTTCGCGGTCGGACCCTATATGTCGGCGCTGGCCAAGGGGCAGAGCATCTCGCCCCAGGAGCGCGACCAGATCGCCGAGCAGATGAGCCGGTTGATCGGCATTTCGCCCGAGTTCATCAAGCGCGCCAATCTGCGCATCGACCTGCCGCGCTTCCAGAAGGAGTTGCTGCGCGGGTCGGCCCGGACGGTGGGGCGGTTCGACTCCCGCTATCTGGGAATCGACACCGACGCGGCGGGCGAGCGGCCGGAGACGGATGCCTCTTCGGACGCGATTTCAGGAGCTTATATCGCGTCCTTCCAGGATTATCTGCAATCGACGCTCGGCTACAAGACCGAGCTACCCTATCGCCTGTCGGCGCGCGACGCGGCAGGCTGGACCTGGAACTGGAAGCACAAGTCGCCCGACGGGGGACAGAACAACCCGAACACCGCGATCGACCTGGCCGCCGCGATGCGGGCGAACCCGTATCTGAAAGTGCTGTCGATGAACGGCTATTACGACATGGCGACGCCGTTCTTCGGAACCGAGAATGATTTGGGCCATATGATGCTGGAGCCTGCGCAACAGGCGAATTTGCGGTTCACCTACTATCCGGCGGGGCACATGACCTACCTGAACCCGGATGCGCTACGGAGCATGAAGGCGGACCTGGCCGGTTGGTATGACGAGGCGGTGAGCGATGCGAAATCGGCGACGCCGCCGGTGCCGCCTTCGGGGCAGGGGGCGACGCCCTCAGGTCGAAGCGGGGCAAACTGA
- a CDS encoding IS3 family transposase (programmed frameshift) — MKRKQFSEEQIIGILKEAEAGAVVTELCRKHGMSSATYYAWKAKFGGLEVSDAKRLRSLEEENARLKRLLADTMLDNAGLKDLLSKKLVTPAAKRQAVAHLQATLGMSERRACTVVGADRTSMRYRSCRADDGDLRSRLRELAQQRRRFGYRRLHILLRRDGITINRKKTQRLYREEGLTVRRRKGRRRATGSRAPASVLALPNQRWSLDFVHDQLVTGRRFRVLNIVDDVTRECLRAVVDTSISGRRVVRELADLIAERGRPKMIVSDNGTELTSNAVLAWSGDARIEWHYIAPGKPTQNGFVESFNGRMRDELLNETLFFTIGQARSILARWVDDYNNERPHSSLGYATPAAFAAGLEQQRAGLTPPVASPALMRENHGRSLVAAG; from the exons ATGAAGCGGAAGCAGTTTTCGGAAGAGCAGATCATCGGCATCCTGAAGGAGGCCGAGGCGGGTGCGGTGGTGACGGAGCTGTGCCGCAAGCACGGGATGTCGAGCGCGACTTACTATGCGTGGAAGGCGAAGTTCGGCGGCCTGGAGGTATCCGACGCAAAGCGCCTGCGGTCGCTCGAAGAGGAGAACGCCCGGCTCAAACGGCTACTGGCGGACACGATGCTGGACAATGCGGGGTTGAAAGACCTGCTGTCAAAAAAGT TGGTGACGCCCGCCGCGAAGCGGCAAGCGGTCGCGCATCTCCAGGCGACGTTGGGGATGAGCGAGCGGCGGGCATGCACGGTCGTTGGGGCAGACCGCACGAGCATGCGGTATCGCTCGTGCCGGGCGGATGATGGCGACCTGCGGTCGCGGCTGCGCGAGCTGGCGCAGCAACGCCGACGGTTCGGCTATCGGCGTCTGCACATCCTGCTGCGCCGGGACGGCATCACGATCAACCGCAAGAAGACCCAGCGGCTCTATCGTGAGGAGGGTTTGACGGTCAGGCGCCGGAAGGGACGAAGGCGCGCCACAGGCAGCCGTGCGCCCGCGTCAGTGCTGGCGCTTCCCAACCAGCGCTGGAGTCTGGACTTCGTCCACGACCAGCTCGTGACCGGCCGTCGGTTCCGCGTGCTCAACATCGTCGATGACGTCACGCGCGAATGCCTTCGGGCGGTGGTGGACACGTCGATCTCGGGCCGGCGGGTCGTGCGCGAGCTGGCCGATCTGATCGCCGAGCGTGGCAGGCCGAAGATGATCGTCAGCGACAACGGGACCGAACTGACGTCGAACGCGGTGCTCGCCTGGTCCGGCGATGCCCGCATCGAGTGGCATTACATCGCGCCGGGCAAGCCCACGCAGAACGGGTTCGTCGAGAGCTTTAACGGTCGCATGCGCGACGAGCTGCTCAACGAGACGCTGTTCTTCACCATCGGTCAGGCCCGCTCGATTCTGGCCCGCTGGGTCGACGACTACAACAACGAGCGTCCGCACTCCTCGCTCGGCTACGCCACTCCGGCAGCCTTCGCTGCCGGGCTCGAACAGCAACGGGCGGGGTTAACCCCGCCCGTTGCTTCACCTGCGCTTATGCGCGAAAACCACGGTCGGTCTCTGGTTGCCGCTGGATGA
- a CDS encoding NAD(P)-dependent oxidoreductase, whose translation MKIALIGASGNAGSRILRELSDRGHAVTAIARTPERIATLPGVTPVAGDVSDTAALVETLRRHDAVISSVHFLTTDAQGLIGTVRASGVTRYLVVGGAGSLEIAPGQRLIDQPDFPEAYKAEARAGATFLDLLRGVDDLEWTFLSPSAMFVPGERTGRFRLGIDRLLTNDQGSRISFEDYAIALADEIEQPRHIRQRFTAGY comes from the coding sequence ATGAAGATCGCGCTGATCGGAGCCTCGGGAAATGCGGGCTCGCGTATCCTGAGGGAGTTGTCGGATCGCGGCCATGCCGTGACCGCGATCGCCCGCACGCCCGAACGGATCGCGACGCTGCCCGGTGTGACCCCGGTTGCAGGCGATGTGAGCGACACCGCCGCACTTGTCGAGACATTGCGCAGGCATGACGCCGTCATCAGTTCAGTCCATTTCCTCACCACCGACGCGCAAGGCCTGATCGGCACCGTCCGCGCCTCGGGCGTGACGCGCTATCTGGTCGTCGGCGGCGCGGGCAGCCTGGAGATCGCACCCGGCCAGCGCCTGATCGACCAGCCCGACTTCCCGGAGGCGTACAAGGCAGAGGCGCGTGCGGGCGCGACCTTCCTCGACCTGCTGCGGGGCGTGGACGATCTGGAATGGACCTTCCTCTCGCCCTCGGCGATGTTCGTCCCCGGCGAGCGGACGGGCCGGTTCCGCCTCGGCATCGACCGGCTTCTGACCAACGACCAAGGCAGCCGCATCTCGTTCGAGGATTACGCCATCGCCCTGGCCGACGAGATCGAACAGCCCCGCCACATCCGCCAGCGCTTCACCGCCGGCTATTGA
- a CDS encoding helix-turn-helix domain-containing protein, giving the protein MQSSTAPQDVLFEGPGHTGLTGEGGCPIRDVLDRIGDQWSLLILAALEPETLRFNTLLRRIGDVSKQMLSRTLRRLEEDGFVERTVYPEVPPRVEYRLTELGRSFLEPMRGLIRWADAHQAEVEAARAAYRARG; this is encoded by the coding sequence ATGCAGAGCAGCACCGCGCCACAAGACGTCCTTTTCGAGGGACCAGGTCACACCGGCCTGACCGGGGAGGGCGGTTGCCCGATCCGCGACGTGCTCGACCGGATCGGGGATCAATGGAGCCTGTTGATCCTGGCCGCGCTGGAGCCGGAAACGTTGCGCTTCAACACGTTGCTGCGCCGGATCGGGGACGTGTCGAAACAGATGCTGTCGCGGACGCTCCGCAGGTTGGAAGAGGATGGGTTCGTCGAGCGGACCGTCTATCCCGAGGTGCCGCCGCGCGTGGAATACCGCCTGACGGAGTTGGGGCGGTCGTTTCTGGAGCCGATGCGCGGGCTGATCCGCTGGGCGGATGCGCACCAGGCGGAGGTGGAGGCGGCGCGGGCGGCGTATCGGGCTCGAGGCTGA
- a CDS encoding NAD-dependent succinate-semialdehyde dehydrogenase encodes MTAPDFDVKTGLYIGGEWLGPEGRETQAVLNPATGQPLGDLPLATTADMDRALEAAARGFELWRKTAPQERAAVLHRTAALVRERAEDLARLATLEEGKPIVEARGEVAATAALLDFHAGEAVRIYGRVLPRPTGTRSLVLQQPVGPVAAFCAWNFPVMNPVRKLSPAIAAGCSVILKPSEETPASAIAILRCFQDAGLPGDVAQLVFGVPDAVSRHLLASPVTRKLSFTGSVPVGKHLLKLAADTVMKSTMELGGHGPVLVFDDCDLDKTLDTLVTHKFRNAGQVCVAPTRFHVQEGIYERFAKGFAERAAALKIGDGLSADTQMGPMANPRRPEAIGAMIEDAVKNGARKLTGGEAKSGDGFFFAPTVLADVSLEAKAMNEEPFGPIALIRSFATTEDAIAEANRLPFGLGAYCFTENGRRQNQLGDEIEAGMVAINTVRLSWGDAPFGGVKESGYGSEDGPEGIANHMITKSVHIA; translated from the coding sequence ATGACCGCCCCCGATTTTGACGTAAAGACCGGCCTCTATATCGGCGGCGAATGGCTGGGGCCGGAGGGGCGCGAGACGCAAGCCGTGCTGAACCCCGCGACCGGCCAGCCGCTGGGTGACCTGCCGCTCGCGACGACTGCCGATATGGACCGCGCACTGGAGGCCGCCGCGCGCGGATTCGAACTGTGGCGCAAGACCGCACCGCAGGAGCGCGCCGCCGTGCTTCACCGCACCGCCGCGCTGGTCCGCGAGCGTGCCGAGGATCTCGCCCGCCTCGCCACGCTGGAGGAAGGAAAGCCCATCGTCGAGGCACGCGGCGAGGTCGCGGCCACGGCCGCCTTGCTCGACTTCCACGCCGGCGAAGCGGTCCGCATCTATGGCCGCGTCCTGCCGCGTCCCACCGGCACCCGCTCGCTGGTGCTGCAACAGCCGGTCGGCCCGGTCGCCGCTTTCTGCGCCTGGAACTTCCCCGTCATGAACCCGGTGCGCAAGCTGTCGCCCGCCATCGCGGCGGGCTGTTCGGTGATCCTGAAGCCCAGCGAGGAAACCCCCGCCAGTGCGATCGCGATCCTGCGCTGCTTCCAGGATGCGGGGTTGCCGGGCGATGTCGCGCAACTGGTCTTCGGCGTCCCCGATGCGGTGTCGCGCCACCTGCTCGCCTCGCCGGTCACGCGCAAGCTCAGCTTCACCGGATCGGTGCCGGTCGGCAAGCATCTGCTCAAGCTCGCCGCCGATACGGTGATGAAGTCGACCATGGAGTTGGGCGGGCATGGCCCGGTGCTGGTGTTCGACGACTGCGACCTCGACAAGACGCTCGACACGCTCGTCACCCACAAGTTCCGCAATGCGGGCCAGGTCTGCGTCGCCCCCACCCGCTTCCATGTGCAGGAGGGGATTTACGAGCGCTTCGCCAAGGGTTTTGCCGAGCGCGCCGCCGCGCTGAAGATCGGTGACGGCCTGTCCGCCGACACGCAGATGGGCCCCATGGCCAATCCCCGCCGCCCCGAAGCGATCGGCGCGATGATCGAGGATGCGGTGAAGAACGGCGCGCGCAAGCTGACCGGCGGCGAGGCGAAGAGCGGAGACGGCTTCTTCTTCGCCCCCACGGTGCTGGCCGATGTGTCGCTGGAGGCCAAGGCGATGAACGAGGAGCCGTTCGGCCCGATCGCGCTGATCCGTTCCTTCGCCACCACCGAGGACGCCATCGCCGAGGCGAACCGCCTGCCCTTCGGCCTGGGTGCGTACTGCTTCACCGAGAATGGCCGCCGCCAGAACCAGTTGGGCGACGAGATCGAGGCGGGCATGGTCGCGATCAACACCGTCCGGCTCAGCTGGGGCGACGCGCCCTTCGGCGGGGTCAAGGAAAGCGGCTATGGCTCGGAGGACGGGCCGGAAGGCATCGCGAACCATATGATTACGAAGTCGGTCCACATCGCCTGA
- a CDS encoding sulfate ABC transporter substrate-binding protein gives MMAALMIGAVGLAGGLSGCSGGGDGGKGSVELLNVSYDPTRELYKDVNAAFAKQWRARTGQAVSFRMSHGGSGKQSRSVIDGLSADVVTLALAYDIDAIAERAKLLPADWQSRLPDNSSPYTSTIVFLVRKGNPKGIRDWADLVKPGVQVITPSPKTSGGARWNFLAAWAYGKKAGGSDAAAQKYVADLYSHVPVLDSGARGATTTFVERGLGDVLIAWENEALLSEKELGAGKFDIVAPSISILAEPPVAVVDANAKAHGTEQVATEYLKFLYTAEGQEIAARNFYRPRDQAVLAKYATTFPKLEMVTIQDFGGWAAAQERFFADGGVFDAIYAGKAARR, from the coding sequence ATGATGGCCGCATTGATGATCGGGGCGGTCGGTCTGGCTGGCGGCCTGTCCGGCTGTTCGGGCGGAGGCGATGGCGGCAAGGGCTCGGTCGAGTTGCTGAACGTCAGCTATGATCCGACGCGCGAACTGTACAAGGACGTCAACGCCGCCTTCGCCAAACAGTGGCGGGCCAGGACCGGCCAGGCCGTGTCCTTCCGCATGAGCCATGGAGGATCGGGCAAACAGTCGCGCTCGGTGATCGACGGGCTGTCGGCCGATGTGGTGACGCTGGCGCTCGCCTATGACATCGACGCGATCGCCGAGCGCGCCAAGCTGCTTCCCGCCGACTGGCAGAGCCGGTTGCCCGACAACAGTTCGCCTTACACCTCGACCATCGTGTTCCTGGTGCGCAAGGGCAATCCCAAGGGCATTCGCGACTGGGCCGATCTGGTGAAGCCGGGCGTGCAGGTCATCACCCCCAGCCCCAAGACCAGCGGCGGCGCGCGGTGGAATTTCCTGGCGGCCTGGGCCTATGGCAAGAAGGCGGGCGGGTCGGACGCGGCGGCGCAAAAATATGTCGCCGACCTCTATTCGCATGTGCCCGTGCTGGATTCCGGCGCGCGCGGGGCGACGACGACCTTTGTCGAGCGGGGCCTGGGCGACGTGCTGATCGCCTGGGAGAATGAGGCGCTGCTCTCCGAAAAGGAACTGGGCGCGGGCAAGTTCGACATCGTCGCACCTTCCATCTCGATCCTGGCGGAGCCGCCGGTCGCTGTGGTCGATGCCAATGCCAAGGCGCATGGCACCGAACAGGTCGCGACCGAGTATCTGAAGTTCCTCTACACGGCGGAAGGGCAGGAGATCGCCGCCCGCAACTTCTATCGCCCGCGCGATCAGGCGGTGCTGGCGAAATATGCCACGACCTTCCCCAAGCTGGAGATGGTGACGATCCAGGATTTCGGCGGTTGGGCGGCGGCGCAGGAGCGGTTCTTCGCGGACGGTGGCGTGTTCGACGCCATCTATGCCGGCAAGGCCGCGCGGCGCTAA
- the cysT gene encoding sulfate ABC transporter permease subunit CysT, protein MRAAKRRSALPGFGLTMGMTLFWLGLVVLVPLSALVIRAAGMGWEGFAEVGLSPRALAAYRLSFGAALAAAAVNAVFGLLIAWILVRYEFLGKKLIDAAVDLPFALPTAVAGIALVSLYSDNGWVGSMLAPLGIKVAYTPLGVTIALVFIGLPFIVRSVQPVLADLGRDVEEAAATLGATRAQTFRHVILPAIAPALLTGFALAFARGVGEYGSIIFIAGNMPFKSEIAPLLIITQLEQFDYDGATAIACVMLVLSFAMLLFVNLLQAWRAKRGTR, encoded by the coding sequence ATGAGGGCTGCAAAGCGCCGCTCGGCGCTGCCGGGCTTCGGCCTGACCATGGGCATGACCCTGTTCTGGCTGGGGCTGGTCGTTCTGGTGCCGCTGTCCGCGCTCGTCATCCGGGCGGCGGGCATGGGTTGGGAAGGCTTTGCCGAGGTCGGGTTGTCGCCGCGCGCATTGGCCGCTTACCGGTTGAGCTTCGGCGCGGCGCTGGCGGCGGCGGCGGTCAATGCGGTGTTCGGGCTGTTGATCGCGTGGATCTTGGTCCGCTACGAATTTCTGGGCAAGAAGCTGATCGACGCGGCGGTCGACCTGCCCTTCGCGTTGCCGACGGCGGTGGCGGGCATTGCGCTGGTGTCGCTCTATTCGGACAATGGCTGGGTCGGGTCGATGTTGGCGCCGCTGGGGATCAAGGTGGCCTATACGCCTCTGGGCGTAACGATTGCCCTGGTTTTCATTGGCTTGCCGTTCATTGTTCGCTCGGTGCAGCCAGTGCTGGCCGATCTGGGGCGCGATGTGGAAGAGGCGGCGGCGACGCTCGGGGCGACCCGCGCACAGACGTTTCGCCACGTCATCCTGCCCGCCATCGCGCCTGCATTGCTGACCGGCTTCGCACTCGCCTTTGCGCGAGGGGTGGGCGAATATGGCTCGATCATCTTCATCGCGGGCAACATGCCCTTCAAGTCGGAGATCGCACCGCTGCTGATCATCACCCAGCTCGAACAGTTCGACTATGACGGCGCGACCGCCATCGCCTGCGTGATGCTGGTCCTGTCCTTCGCGATGCTGTTGTTCGTCAATTTGCTCCAGGCGTGGCGCGCCAAGCGGGGGACGCGATGA